A genome region from Elusimicrobiota bacterium includes the following:
- the sdhC gene encoding succinate dehydrogenase, cytochrome b556 subunit — translation MKKVLNEVYDVARYRGGSGHWSYLLHRATGVGVLLFLAIHIVDTALIGWGPELFDRVMALYRHPFFRISEIFLFASVLYHSLNGVRVTLVDLWPGATRHHRKLTRVTWGLFFALMVPVTVIMISHWMEAVRP, via the coding sequence ATGAAAAAGGTCTTAAACGAAGTTTATGATGTCGCGCGTTACCGCGGTGGGTCAGGTCATTGGTCTTACCTGCTTCACCGCGCCACAGGGGTGGGGGTCCTCCTCTTTTTAGCCATTCATATTGTGGACACCGCTTTGATTGGGTGGGGGCCAGAGCTCTTTGACCGGGTTATGGCGCTTTATCGCCATCCTTTTTTCAGAATCAGTGAAATATTCCTTTTTGCTTCCGTTCTTTATCACTCTCTTAACGGAGTTCGGGTGACCTTGGTGGACCTCTGGCCGGGGGCCACGCGGCACCATCGAAAGTTGACTCGAGTGACCTGGGGGCTGTTTTTTGCATTGATGGTTCCCGTGACCGTGATCATGATTTCCCATTGGATGGAGGCGGTTCGGCCATGA
- a CDS encoding MerR family transcriptional regulator, with the protein MDQEVIIRRTRRTPLYSIGVASRLCGISIHTLRWVERAGLVAPSRTEGNQRLFCDEDMDLLVEVRNLLAQRVNLSGIRIILRMQAGDGKKEKGRE; encoded by the coding sequence ATGGACCAGGAAGTGATCATTCGAAGGACGCGTCGGACCCCCCTCTACAGTATTGGGGTGGCTTCCCGCCTATGCGGGATTTCTATTCACACCCTGCGCTGGGTGGAGCGGGCAGGGCTGGTTGCACCCAGTCGAACGGAGGGGAACCAGCGGCTTTTTTGTGATGAGGATATGGACCTTCTGGTTGAAGTTCGGAATCTTTTAGCTCAGCGGGTGAATCTTTCTGGGATCCGAATTATTTTACGAATGCAAGCAGGTGATGGAAAAAAAGAAAAAGGGCGGGAATAG
- a CDS encoding M50 family metallopeptidase encodes MKRARFRRKSAPTRVFETLYPVLGLVLLAPAVGVWFGLIRLGVALPYEGKIVVPVLAGVAAYLLLHLVFRKPITAYVFGHELTHAMAALLSGYKVKSIFVSGKGGEVELSGSNAFVALAPYCVPLYTLVVLLAYGLVRRYAPLETPPLWVGFGIGLTLTFHLALTVHALRQDQPDLLHAGTFFSLVTILLCNGLALLVVLKALFPSLISFSAFGHAWREETQILLDRVGTSFVRLGRWVWFSVLETH; translated from the coding sequence ATGAAGCGCGCCCGCTTTCGGAGAAAATCTGCCCCCACTCGGGTTTTCGAAACCCTCTACCCCGTTTTGGGGCTTGTCCTTTTGGCTCCCGCTGTGGGCGTTTGGTTTGGTTTGATCCGCTTGGGAGTGGCGTTGCCTTATGAGGGGAAAATTGTTGTTCCCGTTTTGGCAGGAGTCGCCGCCTACCTCCTTCTCCATCTCGTTTTTCGTAAACCCATTACGGCTTACGTTTTCGGCCATGAACTGACCCATGCGATGGCGGCCCTTCTTTCGGGGTATAAAGTAAAGTCCATCTTCGTGTCGGGAAAGGGAGGGGAAGTCGAACTTTCAGGAAGCAACGCTTTTGTCGCTCTGGCACCCTACTGCGTTCCACTTTATACGTTGGTGGTCTTGTTGGCGTATGGGCTGGTTCGCCGTTACGCCCCACTCGAAACCCCTCCCCTTTGGGTCGGGTTTGGGATAGGACTTACGCTCACCTTTCATCTCGCTCTAACCGTCCACGCTTTGCGACAAGATCAACCGGACCTTCTCCACGCAGGGACTTTTTTTTCGTTAGTCACGATCCTCCTTTGTAATGGGTTGGCCTTGTTGGTGGTGTTGAAGGCCCTTTTCCCTTCACTCATTTCCTTCTCTGCTTTTGGTCACGCGTGGAGGGAGGAAACCCAAATCCTTCTGGATCGTGTTGGAACAAGTTTCGTTCGGTTGGGGCGATGGGTTTGGTTCTCCGTTCTGGAAACCCACTGA
- a CDS encoding Hsp20/alpha crystallin family protein: MSYIASWVDPFLRDVSERRLAGESASRPETKVLPVTDVLERPEAWVLLSDMPGVEPAGVEVSVNEGVLHLTGRRSTSAEAGAGIVEAERTKGAFHRSFKLDLTKVDVAAISATIKNGVLRVCVPKSGPARVHRIQVKSE; the protein is encoded by the coding sequence ATGTCGTACATTGCGAGTTGGGTGGATCCATTCCTGAGAGACGTTTCGGAAAGGCGTTTGGCGGGGGAGTCCGCTTCAAGGCCAGAAACGAAGGTGTTACCCGTCACCGATGTTTTAGAACGTCCCGAGGCTTGGGTGTTATTGTCGGACATGCCTGGGGTGGAGCCTGCCGGAGTGGAGGTTTCGGTAAATGAAGGGGTGTTGCATCTGACCGGTCGCCGATCAACAAGCGCGGAAGCAGGAGCCGGTATTGTTGAGGCGGAACGCACCAAAGGGGCCTTCCACAGGTCTTTCAAATTGGACCTGACCAAAGTTGATGTGGCCGCCATATCCGCCACGATTAAGAACGGCGTGCTCCGGGTGTGTGTTCCGAAGAGCGGGCCAGCGCGTGTTCATCGAATTCAGGTTAAATCCGAATAA
- a CDS encoding succinate dehydrogenase, with product MSSLSAQGTRPVPSGGFERFAWFFMRISGVVLLFLALGHLTIMHLVNSIDHVNFAFVAARYVTPFWRTYDGLLLILALLHGFNGLRVVFDDYLKGFKRLIAVALSGVLCLALLLLGLYIVFTFQSPSSPADIPHETNTHTSL from the coding sequence ATGAGTTCTCTCTCGGCGCAGGGGACACGTCCCGTTCCTTCGGGTGGGTTTGAGCGTTTCGCGTGGTTCTTTATGCGTATCAGTGGGGTGGTCCTTTTGTTTTTGGCTTTGGGGCACCTCACGATCATGCATCTCGTCAACAGCATTGATCATGTGAATTTTGCGTTTGTGGCAGCACGTTATGTCACTCCGTTCTGGCGAACCTATGACGGACTCCTACTGATTTTGGCGTTGCTCCACGGGTTCAATGGGCTCCGGGTTGTTTTTGATGATTATCTCAAAGGGTTCAAGCGGCTCATCGCGGTGGCCCTCTCCGGAGTCCTTTGTTTGGCGCTTCTTCTTCTCGGTCTCTATATTGTTTTTACCTTTCAATCTCCTTCCTCCCCGGCGGATATTCCCCATGAAACGAATACACACACATCGCTTTGA
- a CDS encoding succinate dehydrogenase flavoprotein subunit: protein MKRIHTHRFDNLIVGAGGAGLYAALALSQRNAGVAVLSKLYPTRSHTGAAQGGVSAALGNTEPDSPEWHMFDTVKGGDYLVDQDAAEILCRDAIDTVIELEHLGLPFNRTPDGRIDQRFFGGHTKDHGKGPVKRACFAADRTGHMILQTLYQQCVKNEVTFFDEFHVVDLIISEGRCAGVVAYEMRTGELHIFQSKTVLFATGGSGRLFKITSNAHALTGDGMAIAYRRGIPLEDMEFFQFHPTGIYKMGILLSEACRGEGGKLLNGKGERFMERYAPTMLDLAPRDMISRFIHQEVRAGNGVDGKDYVHLDLRHLGKEKIEEKLPDITDFVRTYMGLDPVKDLIPVQPTAHYAMGGVPANANGEVVLDEKNTVMPGFYAAGEVACVSVHGANRLGTNSLVDILVFGRRSGLAMAKFSAENDYVPLLADPAKDIRQRMDTLLTRAGTESAADIRSELQAAMMDDCGVYRNEEGLRRVQEKIAALRVRYEGVGVSDKGKEFNTELLEALELENLLDLAVSTVVSALARKESRGAHAREDYPKRDDKNFLSHTLAYRKDAGVELKYKPVVITKFQPQERKY from the coding sequence ATGAAACGAATACACACACATCGCTTTGACAACCTCATTGTAGGAGCCGGGGGGGCCGGCCTTTACGCGGCTCTTGCTTTATCCCAGCGTAACGCCGGGGTCGCGGTCTTATCTAAACTTTATCCCACACGTTCACACACCGGCGCGGCCCAGGGGGGCGTTTCCGCCGCTCTGGGGAACACGGAACCCGATAGCCCCGAATGGCATATGTTCGATACGGTGAAGGGCGGCGATTATTTGGTGGACCAGGACGCCGCGGAAATCCTTTGCCGGGATGCGATCGATACAGTAATCGAACTGGAACACTTAGGACTGCCCTTCAATCGCACCCCGGATGGTCGTATCGACCAACGATTTTTTGGGGGTCACACCAAAGACCATGGGAAAGGGCCTGTTAAAAGAGCTTGTTTTGCCGCTGACCGTACCGGGCACATGATCCTTCAAACCCTTTACCAGCAATGCGTCAAAAACGAGGTCACTTTTTTTGATGAGTTTCATGTGGTGGACCTCATTATCAGTGAAGGGCGGTGTGCCGGTGTTGTGGCCTACGAGATGCGAACCGGCGAACTGCATATTTTCCAGTCGAAAACAGTATTGTTCGCGACGGGCGGGTCCGGTCGTTTGTTTAAAATTACCTCCAATGCCCACGCTCTGACCGGTGACGGAATGGCGATTGCCTACCGCCGTGGGATTCCCCTGGAAGACATGGAATTCTTTCAGTTCCATCCCACAGGCATCTATAAAATGGGGATTCTTCTCTCAGAAGCGTGTCGAGGCGAAGGGGGAAAACTCCTCAACGGCAAGGGCGAGCGGTTCATGGAACGCTACGCGCCCACCATGTTGGATCTCGCTCCCCGCGACATGATTTCCCGCTTTATTCACCAGGAAGTTCGTGCCGGAAACGGTGTGGATGGAAAAGATTATGTTCATTTGGATCTCCGGCATTTGGGCAAGGAAAAGATCGAAGAAAAACTTCCTGACATTACGGATTTCGTTCGTACCTACATGGGGTTAGACCCCGTCAAGGATTTGATTCCTGTTCAACCCACCGCCCATTACGCCATGGGGGGGGTTCCCGCCAACGCGAATGGAGAAGTGGTTTTGGACGAAAAAAATACGGTCATGCCCGGTTTCTATGCCGCGGGCGAGGTGGCGTGTGTGTCTGTTCACGGGGCGAATCGTCTGGGAACGAATTCCTTGGTGGATATTTTGGTTTTTGGTCGCCGGTCCGGATTGGCCATGGCAAAATTTTCCGCTGAAAACGATTATGTTCCCCTCCTCGCTGACCCCGCCAAAGACATCCGTCAACGGATGGATACGTTGTTGACTCGGGCGGGCACAGAGTCCGCCGCCGATATCCGGTCGGAACTTCAGGCCGCCATGATGGACGATTGCGGGGTGTACCGGAACGAAGAGGGACTCAGGCGGGTTCAAGAAAAGATTGCCGCTCTCCGCGTTCGCTACGAGGGGGTGGGGGTTTCCGATAAAGGAAAAGAATTTAACACGGAACTTTTGGAAGCTTTGGAGTTGGAAAACTTATTGGATTTGGCGGTCAGCACCGTGGTCAGCGCTTTAGCGCGGAAAGAGTCTCGTGGGGCCCATGCCCGGGAGGATTATCCGAAGCGGGACGACAAAAATTTCCTTTCCCACACGCTGGCCTACCGAAAAGATGCGGGTGTTGAACTCAAATACAAGCCCGTCGTGATCACGAAATTTCAGCCACAGGAGCGGAAATACTAA
- a CDS encoding IS4 family transposase translates to MKLTSSLISLSDGTLPASFKGLKSLVAVEWVREALRRGGTAKVRTRKMTVEDVVWLLIGMSLYRNRPMVDVAHHLDLVMPDKKGRPGTLSKGAIPQSRESLGVDPVRALFMITAKHWAQESGERYRWRGLMVLGADGSTLRIPDSVENRSKFGLPPGSRSTAGYPQVRVAVLMVLRSHQWLAFDFADFGTGEGTVVWPLIQRVPERSLTVMDRYSIEHAQLWGLTQRGEDRHWLLRARKNLRRTVVKRLGKGDDLVEMPIDRSRRRKDPSLPESFLARAVRYERKGYRPQTLLTSLLDNKAYPAQEIVKLYHERWELELGYDELKTDVLEREEAIRSQTPDGVRQELWGMAIAYNLVRREMDMAERELGLPPRRISFVFCLRLIRDFFYWSAITQTPGALPKRLEQMRVDLRRLVLPPRRGDRHSPRHVKIKMSGYSRNQGHPR, encoded by the coding sequence TTGAAACTAACATCCTCGCTGATCTCGTTGTCTGATGGGACGTTGCCAGCCTCATTTAAGGGATTGAAATCCTTGGTGGCTGTGGAGTGGGTGCGTGAGGCGCTGAGGCGTGGCGGGACGGCGAAGGTCCGCACCCGGAAGATGACGGTAGAAGATGTCGTGTGGCTGCTGATCGGGATGTCGTTGTATCGAAATCGGCCGATGGTGGATGTGGCGCACCACTTGGATCTGGTGATGCCGGACAAGAAGGGTCGGCCCGGGACATTGAGCAAAGGGGCGATTCCCCAATCCCGCGAAAGTCTGGGCGTGGACCCTGTCCGAGCGCTGTTTATGATCACCGCGAAGCACTGGGCGCAGGAGTCCGGGGAGCGTTATCGGTGGCGGGGATTGATGGTGCTGGGGGCGGATGGGTCGACACTGCGAATTCCAGACAGCGTGGAAAATCGATCCAAATTCGGATTGCCGCCGGGGAGTCGGAGCACGGCGGGGTATCCGCAGGTGCGGGTGGCGGTGTTAATGGTATTGAGGAGCCATCAGTGGCTGGCGTTCGATTTTGCGGATTTTGGGACCGGAGAAGGGACGGTAGTGTGGCCGCTAATTCAGCGTGTGCCAGAGCGTTCTTTGACAGTCATGGATCGGTATTCCATTGAACACGCGCAGTTGTGGGGGCTGACACAACGGGGAGAAGATCGGCATTGGTTGTTGCGCGCCCGAAAGAATTTACGCAGGACGGTGGTCAAACGGTTGGGGAAGGGAGACGATTTGGTGGAGATGCCGATCGACCGTAGCCGTCGGAGAAAAGACCCATCCCTTCCGGAATCGTTCTTGGCGCGGGCGGTGCGGTATGAGCGTAAGGGGTATCGGCCGCAGACTCTCCTAACGTCTCTGTTGGACAATAAAGCGTATCCGGCTCAAGAGATCGTTAAGCTGTATCATGAGCGGTGGGAATTGGAGCTGGGGTATGACGAGCTGAAGACGGATGTGTTGGAGCGGGAAGAGGCGATTCGCTCTCAAACACCGGACGGAGTTCGCCAAGAGTTGTGGGGGATGGCGATCGCCTACAACTTAGTTCGACGGGAAATGGACATGGCGGAACGAGAATTGGGATTGCCGCCGCGACGAATCAGTTTTGTGTTCTGTCTAAGGCTGATCCGGGACTTTTTTTACTGGTCGGCGATAACGCAAACGCCAGGAGCTTTGCCAAAGCGCCTGGAACAGATGCGCGTGGATCTCAGGCGATTGGTCTTACCGCCACGACGCGGGGATCGGCATTCCCCGCGTCACGTCAAAATCAAGATGAGCGGTTACTCGCGGAATCAAGGGCATCCGCGATGA
- a CDS encoding succinate dehydrogenase iron-sulfur subunit, with the protein MDVTVKILRFDPEKDTAAHWESYSVDVLPTDRVLDALNEVKWKRDGSFSYRRSCAHGICGSDAMRINGKNRLACKVLVQDVAPVITLEPMKGFRVIKDMIVDMEPFFAKYKSLKPFLVNDEPVTEGERLQSPTARARYDDTTKCILCGACTTSCPSFWADPTYVGPAAIVNAHRFIFDDRDRAGAERLALLNGRDGVWKCRTVFNCMEACPREIDITGAIADVKRTLLYKSDPT; encoded by the coding sequence ATGGACGTGACGGTAAAAATCCTTCGGTTTGATCCTGAAAAGGACACGGCCGCCCATTGGGAGTCCTACAGTGTCGATGTGCTCCCCACGGATCGGGTTTTGGACGCATTGAACGAAGTGAAATGGAAGCGGGATGGATCGTTTTCCTATCGGCGCTCTTGTGCCCATGGGATTTGTGGATCCGACGCCATGCGGATCAATGGAAAAAACCGCTTGGCGTGTAAAGTTTTGGTCCAGGATGTGGCCCCCGTGATCACCCTTGAACCCATGAAAGGGTTTCGGGTCATCAAAGACATGATCGTGGACATGGAACCTTTTTTCGCCAAATACAAATCATTAAAACCGTTTCTGGTGAACGATGAGCCGGTTACTGAGGGAGAACGGTTGCAAAGCCCCACGGCCCGGGCTCGTTACGATGATACGACGAAATGTATTCTTTGCGGGGCGTGTACAACCAGCTGCCCATCTTTTTGGGCGGACCCCACCTATGTGGGCCCCGCCGCCATTGTGAACGCCCATCGGTTTATTTTTGATGATCGAGACAGGGCGGGGGCGGAACGTTTAGCGCTCCTGAATGGGCGGGACGGGGTTTGGAAGTGCCGAACCGTTTTTAATTGCATGGAAGCGTGCCCTCGCGAAATTGATATCACCGGTGCCATTGCGGATGTGAAGCGCACTCTTCTTTATAAATCGGATCCCACATGA
- a CDS encoding response regulator has translation MTDPDEKKDVVVLVVEDDEAISEFLSLTLEQEGYEVCVAPDGEKGLEMIRSRKPVAVLLDLMLPGLDGLSILKYMQEDQATASIPVAVVSAYADAGDTRRVLDSSPNVKKVFVKPVLTEDLLKSVKKMIDGK, from the coding sequence ATGACGGATCCGGATGAAAAGAAAGACGTCGTTGTCCTCGTGGTCGAAGACGACGAAGCGATTTCAGAATTTTTAAGTCTCACGCTGGAACAAGAAGGTTACGAAGTTTGCGTGGCCCCGGACGGGGAGAAAGGGTTGGAAATGATTCGGTCACGGAAGCCCGTGGCGGTGTTGTTGGATCTCATGCTGCCTGGCTTGGATGGCCTCTCCATTCTGAAATATATGCAAGAAGATCAGGCCACGGCGTCTATCCCCGTGGCTGTTGTCAGTGCCTATGCGGACGCGGGGGACACACGTCGAGTATTGGATTCGTCGCCCAACGTTAAGAAAGTATTTGTTAAACCCGTACTTACAGAAGATCTTCTGAAAAGCGTAAAGAAGATGATTGACGGGAAATGA
- a CDS encoding aspartate 1-decarboxylase: MRFFLRSKIHNATVTDANVDYVGSLTIDADLMEKSDIQEHEKVLVVDNTNGARLETYVIKGNRGSGDICANGAASHMIKKGHQVIIMTFAMALRAPRSKIVLVDRENRFVKYLHEKPGAPAG, translated from the coding sequence ATGAGGTTTTTCCTTCGTTCTAAAATCCATAACGCCACGGTCACAGACGCCAACGTGGACTACGTGGGGTCCCTCACGATCGATGCTGATTTGATGGAGAAGTCGGATATTCAAGAACACGAAAAGGTCTTGGTCGTAGACAACACCAACGGGGCTCGGCTGGAAACCTATGTCATAAAAGGCAATCGCGGCTCAGGGGATATCTGTGCCAATGGCGCCGCGAGCCACATGATTAAAAAGGGTCACCAAGTGATCATTATGACTTTTGCGATGGCTCTGCGGGCGCCGCGTTCGAAGATCGTTCTGGTGGATCGTGAGAACCGATTTGTCAAATACTTACACGAGAAACCCGGCGCTCCGGCCGGATGA
- a CDS encoding ABC transporter ATP-binding protein, whose translation MVMIKTAGLMKKFGDVLAVDRLDLDIPPGEIFGFLGPNGAGKTTTVKLMTGLLRPTAGRAWVGGFDVQLNPRQAKKVMGLVPDQPYVYPHLTGNEFLRFIGDIYEVDLSYQKKKIPELLEMFELGEMGSELVETYSHGMKQKLVLAGILLHQPKVLFLDEPMVGLDPKSARLVKDVFKRLSENGVTLFMCTHVLEIAERLCHRVGIVQRGCLTRVGTVAELRGQSTEGGSLEDIFLALTGGDHYRDLLKYLNE comes from the coding sequence ATGGTCATGATAAAAACGGCGGGTCTCATGAAAAAATTTGGAGATGTCTTGGCGGTCGATCGTCTGGACCTGGATATCCCACCAGGTGAAATTTTTGGTTTTCTCGGGCCGAACGGTGCGGGGAAAACAACCACCGTGAAATTGATGACCGGGTTGTTGCGTCCCACGGCGGGGCGGGCGTGGGTGGGCGGTTTCGATGTTCAATTGAATCCGCGTCAAGCCAAGAAAGTGATGGGGCTCGTTCCGGATCAGCCTTACGTTTATCCCCACCTCACGGGGAACGAATTTCTCCGGTTCATTGGAGACATCTACGAAGTGGATCTTTCATACCAAAAAAAGAAAATTCCCGAGTTGTTGGAAATGTTTGAGTTGGGGGAGATGGGGTCGGAACTGGTGGAAACCTACTCGCACGGAATGAAGCAAAAACTTGTTCTCGCGGGGATCCTTCTTCATCAACCGAAAGTCTTGTTTTTAGACGAGCCCATGGTGGGATTAGACCCCAAAAGCGCTCGATTGGTCAAGGATGTGTTCAAAAGATTGTCAGAGAACGGGGTGACGCTTTTTATGTGTACCCATGTTCTTGAGATCGCTGAACGACTTTGCCATCGGGTGGGGATTGTTCAGCGCGGGTGTCTCACCCGTGTGGGGACGGTGGCCGAGCTTCGTGGCCAGTCGACTGAGGGCGGGTCTTTGGAGGACATTTTCCTGGCGCTCACGGGTGGGGATCACTATCGGGACCTCTTGAAATACCTTAACGAATGA